TTAGAAAACACCTGTATGGACATCTTTTATTAAGTTTGTCAAACAGAGAGATATTCATAAAAGAATCCTTAGTTATGATCAACTTAACCTtaatattaatgtaaacaaaaagaTTTCTTTGAATAAATTCATTGCACAACATAGCTAAACCGACAGGGTAAAAGACAACAGTGATTgtagtgagtttgtttttatgccacttttagcaatattccagcaatatcatggcacgagataccagaaatgggctgcacacattgtacccatggggagatatgaacccagatctttggcacgatgccttaaccactaggctaccccatcgccccactATGATTGTATGTGGCGTGAAGGAGAGAGTTTGAGGGCTTTTTCTCCTAACTCTGTAATTTGACTTTGCAAATTACATGCTGGAGGACAGACCAAACTGAATCAGGTATTTCACCGCACCGCATAAACTCAGGATAATGGCTGGCGTGAACCAACCCTAAAAAACGTTTAAAGATGAAATGATGAACTGGAGTTAGTCCTTCAACTTCTCACTCATTCTGTTGTCTTGAACAATGATACATGATTCTGTCAATTTACCACAGGAATTTCAAGTACATTACAATCCTGTCAAACATGATAACTATTTGTACCGTAACAGCGTACTGTGACAAGCTAGTGGTCAGCCATTTATACAAGCTAGCACTCAACAAACATGTCACATCAAAATCAGTTCTGTTTGTACAACAAGAATACCTATATCATTGCATAATTCACCATAAATTATTACAGGAAACATTTATGTCTTTTATAAACTTTCTACACTTGATTTCTAACCATGAGTGGATTTCTATCTTTTCTAACTGTCTGGAGCAAGCCTTGTAACAACAGGTGCGACTCTTGCCAGCTGAGAGACAGTGACTGTGGTAAATTGGATGGCTGCTGTATTCTGACTGGGGATCCGGTCCAAGCCAGCAATGGTTGCTTTAAACTTGAACCTTCATAAGCTCAGGACAGCAGCGCCCCAACTTGCTAACAGTCAAAGTGGGTTCACCTGAAAAGCAGACAAGGAGTAAGTGCAGCTGGAATTCTGTTCCAAATCTGCCTTTGACGACATATCACCATATTCCATCACTAGTTAAGAACAAGACAGTTAAACTGCAGACACAATCCAAAGATAGCCCAGTAAAACGAGTCTGCTACATTAACTAACATCGGCAAATAAAATACGAATGatacaccacaatacatgtaaactCGAAGCGTTTtagtgaagattcaggttacaattgatcttcagcaagccatacttttcataagaggcgactgacagaaTTGGACAGTCAGACTCACAGACAAGGCTGATACATGATATCGTAtaccagttgcacagatcaacgctcatgctgttggtcacaattatttacagattgtggCCAAAATGAGAGGTGGAATATTGGTTGGTCTGTGTGAAACAGACACTGGCAGACAAAAGTTGTCATACAGACTGTACCTCGGAAGTAGGCACTGAAGAAACTCTGGACTTACCTGGCAAATGCCGGACGTGTTAGACAAGACACAGGTCTACTGTACTTGTTGTTTATTGCTCAATCTCATGTGattatcaatcatttgaaacatctcgGATGGGGATGGTATACGGCCTGTCTCCAGTTTTGACCAGACAGGCACATCTgcacacacaacataaacacataTTACCAGGGTGTGACAATGAATAATAGAGTAACCCTCTCATATCCAAACTCTAACAATAACAATATGGATAAAACATGAGAAATATTCCCAACCATATCTCATCAAATCTTCCCCCCCCCCCATGCTTCTCTTAAAAGTTTTACTGCCCTCTTAAACTTttataagtaagtaagtaagtaagtaagtggTCTTACATGAtgaagtaagtaagtaagtaagtaagtaagtaagtaagtaagtaagtaagtaagtaagtaagtaagtaagtaagtaagtaagtaagtaagtggTCTTACATGAtgaagtaagtaagtaagtaagtaagtaagtaagtaagtaagtaaaagtaagtaagtaagtggTCTTACATGATGATGTACTAGCTTGCTTGAAAGTCTTGAGCTGGTAGTTATGATGGAATACCATTGTAATACAGATAtctcagtcagtgagtgagtgagagcatGAAATAGGATTTAAGTCACATCAATGATGTTTGGGCCATATCATGGGCCAGTAAATCAAAACAGAATTATCCCTGATTTTCAGTTTAGACTAGTACATCATCATACATACAGGTATACCTAATAGGACATTATAATGATAAGTGATATATCTATCACCAGCAAGTAGCATCTATTAGTATTGCAAGTGATTACTACAAACATTATATATGAACTCACCATTGAAAGAAACTTCAAAAGCCCCTGTAGAAATGAGTTGTCCTTCTAGAGCATTGCTGATGAAAAACACCATGAGGCAGGCATATATCTACAACAGAACATGACCAACATTTACAGAAGCTGCATTCTCATGTTGTACTAAGGCACTGAAGGAGGTCTAAGCAGTAGGgaacataatgtggttcagtgTCAGTGAACATCCCGAGACGTAATGTGTACGCGAGCATCCTATCGTCTCTTGTTCGCGAGACTGTGCGCTCTGCGGTACTAACTGAAGCACTTCCCcctaattaattcaatcacTATGAAACCACCTCGACTGGGTGCGAACATGATGCAGTGTAATTAAAGCGGCCCGTAAAATccccaagggtggtggggtacttgACAGTTGTGAATGAACAGGTTTTTCAATCTCGGATGCCACGCTTTCGTCATTTGCACGCAATAGATTACAACTTGCAGAATAAACGTTTTTTGTCcaacaaaatattcacaatCATCCAAGGTTGATGCATACTGGGCCTCTctattttcccattttttctgcATGTGAAAACATTGGGAAAGTAGAGATACCACACCCAGCATCGGCTGTTTACATATGTCTGGGGAAACAGACTGTCCCATACATTAGGACAGATTAGGTCAGATAGTTTGATTGCGTGCAGATTTAAAAACACCCATGCCTCAACCCATCATAATGAACAAAATGAAGAAATGCACATCCTTTTGGTATTGTGATCCGGTACTCAAAATTTGGAAGAGGTTAGCAAAATGGTCACAAACATCTCAAATTCACAAGTTCATGTCATGTATATCTTGACACTGGTGATTACACTGTTATACTTTTTATGAAAGTTTCATACTTCATTTAACTCAGACCAGGTTggtgaatgaataaatatatgtttgggcccctttcaccaatattccagcaagataaAAAATtaggcttcacacaatatacccatgtggggaattgaatcctGCTTTTTGGTTACAAGACTGAACACCACCCCACAGCCCTCAAACAAGGTGAAAGCACATTTTTTAGCTAAACATGATCCCCCTTGCCACGACAGGATTATTAACTACAATCTCACCTTATTTTCTGTTGCCCATCTGAAGGCAGCAGGAGTTTCCATGTTGAAGAGAGGGAAAGGATTGTACCCAGAGACAACAAGACCAATGAGAACAAGTTTAAAGACAGATAAGAACTGAGCAAGCATAGCCTTGACAGGTGGCGGAGGGTAGTTGTCGCCAACAACCGTCAGGCTAGGGAAGCGGTCATGAAGTGCTTGAGCGTACTGGTCAAACACTTTCCGGTACCCTCAGGAGTAACTGAAAAACAAAGGTTACACATTAATAACAAAGGATAGAATATGTATTTGTAGCATTAACATGGACGATCAACCAATgagaatatcacagaaagacTTGCGCCACAATGACCCCTCCCCAACAATTTCATTTTGCAAGCCCTAATCCACAAACCTTAACTCTAATTTTACAGCTTCCAGTCAAATCGTTTTACATGAATAAAAAGATATCTTTATCCACATCATTCAAATTTGGGGGGGGTATGGGTGGACACCTCAATATCATATGCTTCAATGGTAAGAAAATATAAGAATGTACatgatgtatgatacatatattttgCTTGACAGACCATGGATAATAACTTGATTTATTCTTAGATTATACATCTGCAAAAACTGACAcacaaaaattatttcaataaatCTTGAATGATTACAAAAAGGGGCATCGTCATACTGTCTTGTATATTAGTTTTAGCAGTCACGTGACATCAGAAGTTTTCGCCTGTGCTCAATGATCCAGGGGCCAAAGGATCGTGTTAAGACAATTAGTTGACCAAACGTAATATGAACACTCACATACAAACGTGCATCATATATGTAAGCAATTGGGACATAGATATAGGCGAAATGCTGGACAAACTAGTTTTCCATGCGACAAAATGGTAACAAACAAattatacacatacatctaGCCAAGACTTTCGTGGTCACGTTGCGCACACCATAGACAAAGGATCTTTTGGGCATTTCTGCCATATCAAGTgattataacaattataaaatGATCATCATCGTATAAACAGCAATCAAATAATGCGCAACACGTTATTCTTATCACGAAGTGAAGCCATGACGATATTGTCTACAAAATGAACATACCAGAACATAAA
This genomic stretch from Haliotis asinina isolate JCU_RB_2024 chromosome 4, JCU_Hal_asi_v2, whole genome shotgun sequence harbors:
- the LOC137281263 gene encoding thioredoxin reductase-like selenoprotein T; the encoded protein is MAITAGWSFAALAACFLLFTYKDLTQSQEVNINAHKDIKAPKLAQFAGPTIKFMFCYSUGYRKVFDQYAQALHDRFPSLTVVGDNYPPPPVKAMLAQFLSVFKLVLIGLVVSGYNPFPLFNMETPAAFRWATENKIYACLMVFFISNALEGQLISTGAFEVSFNDVPVWSKLETGRIPSPSEMFQMIDNHMRLSNKQQVQ